The nucleotide sequence GCTACCGTGGTGACCGGTAGCGCGATCTTAGCGGCTGGCAGAGATACCTTCAATCCAGCCAttatttttctttcttcttacttctttttttttttttgatgtcccagcaccaccatcatGGTAAATGAAACACTGGAGGAGATAGGCCCAAAAGTGCAACCTTTacagccaaaaaaaaaaatatgaAGACAAAGCTACAAGACACCGCTACGTGCTCTTTTTTCTAGTTTTTCTTCTCCAAGTTTAACCACTGAAACTCGGCATTCCTAATGATGACCTAGCTCCACAGCTCCAGAAGCAGGACGATAGGTGGCTGGACCAGCAGCATAACCCTCACCAATATCAAAAGAAAAGTCCCATGGCTTGCGGTCCTGGGAACGCCAACCATAGTCCAGAACGCTCGGACCACCACCTGAAATGTCATCCAGCTTCGCCCAGAAGCCGTCCATCATGATCGCGCCGACAAGAAGAAACGGGACGGTGCAGCACACGGCCATCCAGTAATTCTGCCCAGGCTTGTGATACACTTCGCTCGACCAGTACCCGACACCACGCAGACCGAAGTTCGGTCGCGCCTTCGCCTTGCTGTTAAAAGCAAGCATATACGTGCGCTTGCCAACAGTGAGCGCCTGACAGAACATTTTTGACACGGGTGAGAACAGAGTAAAAGGCGATTGATTGCCTGCGGTGCTAACCATCTTCAGCAAGGGGTACCGTTGAGGTAACATACCAGCCAATATGTACGTGTTTGCACATTTCGTTAAGATGAAAAACAATGAAGCGCAGAATGCAAGGAAGATATAGACATCGGGATAGAGAGCACCATAAACAGATCCCCAGACCACACCTGGAAGTTTCGCTCACCACGCCGCCAGCAAGCATCGGACGAAAGGGGTTGCCAGAGTCTCCATAGAATTTGCAGTGCCCCCACAACTAGCCCGCACTAGACCAcagtatatatatatatatatactcATTTCGTGCCTTTTTtatgtttctttttttttttcgtttcacTTGACCCAAAAGAcaaacaaagaagagcgagtgAAAGGAAGCACCGAGAAAAAAATCTAACCCTTGCGGGTGAAGTCTATCCCAAAAAATTTTTTGTTCATAACTTGCTCAAAACTCTGTCAACGTCTATGCAATAATCTTTAACGAAGATTGTAATGGAAAAGCTGCAATCGTTGAACAGAAGTGgcaaggaaagagaaaaaaattCAGcaaggaaaggaagaaaaaaaaaagacatAGTTAAACAAGAAAACCTCAGCTGAAACCGTGTATTCTCTCAATAGAAAAAGCGAATGCTACGATACGGACCACGACTGCTTGAACAGCATCAAAAGCGGTCTATACTTACGCTCACTCGTCCAGCGCCTTCCCTTGATCCTTTTTCACTGAAAAGCAGCACTGTCCAGCTAAACGAAGAAAAGTAGTCtcacttctttttttttttcagtaTAACGCAACTCGTTCTGAGTGCTGTCCATAGGACAACATATCACAAGCAAGCGAATCTTGAGCAATAAGATCGAGCGCAGAATGAAGAAGATTCACCACAGAAGGTTAGACAGCAAGTGGCATCCTATTTCTTCTATGCGTCGACAAAATACAAAAACCAGGAGTGCAtacataaaaaaaaaaaagtggagCCGCCCAGTaaaaacagagaggaagcacggaaagaaaagaaaaatatgTTCGCGTCAGTACATTGAAAAATTTTTTTGCCCACTATGCTACAGAATACACCATGAGGGATTTTCTTCACTCGTGACTGCGAAGCTTCTCCATCCATATACGGCAGCCATACTCGCGGTAAAGTTCCTTGAGAAGTTGCACAAAATCAATCCGGGTGCGCGCTTCGTAATAGAAGGTGAGCTTCTTTTTGTCAAACTGGTACTCCGCATACGCAATCTCCATGGGAAGGCCATGCGAGCGTACCTTTGCCTGACAGAAGGCGGCAGCAATCGCCTCCGCATCTTTGAGATCTGTGGCCCAGTAGTCCACTTCCCGTTGCGTTGCGTGCCGCAAAATGCTCCCCACAGGCCCAGTGCATTCCACGTACGTTTTTTGAGAGGTGGTGTTGATCCGGATAACGACCCCAATGTCAATACCGCGGTCACCTTGCACCACAACGTACTGACCTTT is from Leishmania panamensis strain MHOM/PA/94/PSC-1 chromosome 35 sequence and encodes:
- a CDS encoding cytochrome c oxidase subunit I (TriTrypDB/GeneDB-style sysID: LpmP.35.7220); the encoded protein is MFCQALTVGKRTYMLAFNSKAKARPNFGLRGVGYWSSEVYHKPGQNYWMAVCCTVPFLLVGAIMMDGFWAKLDDISGGGPSVLDYGWRSQDRKPWDFSFDIGEGYAAGPATYRPASGAVELGHH
- a CDS encoding hypothetical protein (TriTrypDB/GeneDB-style sysID: LpmP.35.7230) encodes the protein MLATLTDITNVQATVLPPQKVKIVALNVAPAVQTVAKPTVAQHNPYKWKCLPAGTHSAADAMADQEAAYAMPVQELFQEKEDRAPPAPCGPLVCNTLVQFKCHQAEFLSSMVVDKGQYVVVQGDRGIDIGVVIRINTTSQKTYVECTGPVGSILRHATQREVDYWATDLKDAEAIAAAFCQAKVRSHGLPMEIAYAEYQFDKKKLTFYYEARTRIDFVQLLKELYREYGCRIWMEKLRSHE